TACTACTTCGTACAGTAACGATTCTTATCCCGATACATAACCAAATCACAAATTGTAGAGTCCCCTGGGCATGCATCTTGTTAATGTGTTGCTCATTGAGATAAATGCACCTCTCCCCCCTGTGCCCGTAGCAATGACGTCCAGTTAAATTCACGACCTTAAATGATCCCTCTCTGGATAAGCGAGAATAATTTGCGTAACAGTCAGTCGGGTAATTGACGCTAAACGGAAATATGATATGCCAAGGTACGCCAGGAAACAAGCGTGTATGGAATTTGAATTTGTCTGAAATTACCTTTGGGCGTTTGTACTGGAAGAACATAAATGGATACGCTATTGCCGGCCTTCACGTAAAATAACCCCACCTTcccaaaaatgagaaaataataatcTCTGCAGTGTGGTGTTGCTatgttacaatatttttttggaaCAATGGATGTTGTTTTAGAAGTCTTTTTGTTGCAGCCATGAATTGCATAGCCTATTTAGCTCCTGTGCATGTATAAAATTGTATGCGCTGAAGTTGAATCAACTTTATTCACATCAGgaaacatttgtttcatttgggTCAGCTACATTGTCATTGTGttgaaaataattacttttcaaGCAAATTAACTCACTAGATCCAGTCCTTTCCAACTCCGGCATTAAAGTTTTGCTAATATTTGCAAGCCTAAATATTTCTGGTGTAAGATTGCATATACACATGAATTTCCCAATTCTATCATTTattccaaaggtgtttgacATGGTCCACTACCAGGAGAAGATCAGGGCTCACAGCATTCTCCCAGCACACAGGAACATCTCTCACATCAAAGACATTGTCCTGGGGGATCGGAAGGCTTACGTCTTCCTGGAAAAGGACTATGGTGACATGCACATGTTCATGAAGAGTTGCAAGAAGCTGGACGAGGAGCTGGCATCCCGGCTCTTCTATCAGGTGGCATCTGCCGTGGCCCACTGCCACCAGATGGACATCGTCCTGGGTGACCTCAAACTCAGGAAGTTTGTCTTTTCTGATGAGAAGAGGTAAGGGAATATCCTCTTGTGCCTGCCTTTTAAAACATGATCCACTTCATGGTGCAACTGTAGGGTTAGTGCACTGGTTCTTCCAAACTGTGGGTGAGGTACCATGAGTGAGAACATAAGGTGGGTCAGGAGAAAAGCAAGCTAAGAACATTGTACACCCCTTCCACAGACATTACTAATTAAATGAAGCACTGGCCTGTCAGTACTTCCACAGACATTACTAATCAAGTTAAGCACTGGCCTGGGTTGCATATCTGTAGTTGTCCTGAGATGTAAACAAATGAGtaagtgaataaatgaatgaaagatgTAGATGTAGGGTGGCTCAGGGGTGGGTTACCCCTCAGACTGGAGACCTTTGCCATGCCTGTGAGTGGCTGGACACCTGGGACACTCATTAAAACTGGTTGTGATCCTCCCATATCTACACAGGGTTTCTCTTCTGTAACATGTCACCTTGTAGGCCAAGAGAACAGAAGAAAGGTGTCCATGCACAGTTCTCTGATTCATTAATATGTGTTTTCTTCACACAGTTAGGTCATTGCTTAAATCTTATGGCAAAGATCAGATTCATCAGTTGTGAGGAATCTTTGTAATGCTTAAGTTTTGTTGTAATTGCGTTGGCCATTCTACCAGTGATAAAGCCCTGAGCAGTTTACCTGTGTTCTGCTTACATAACATCCTTTTTTCCATTCTGATCTTGGCCTCTGTTTTGAAATGTGGCCATTAAGAGGAAAGCTGCTGATAAGGGAGAGAGTGTGCTTTTGGAATGAATGGAGTGGAGCAGCCGGGAGCGAGAGAGGTGAGGAGctgcactccctctctctctctctctctcgccggtGCAGCTGCAGTCTCATGACTCACTCCTGTGCATGCTAAGCAGGGAAGTGACAACGGCGCAAGACCATAAAGCCCAGAGACTTTGTTCCCTCAGCCCCGAGATAAGCTCACGTTGATATGTCACCCTACCGCCAAAAAGCCCTCGCTGCTGGCTTGACCCAGAAAGCCCGCCTTCACCTCCTCTGTTTGTGATGTAATCACGGAAAACTTGAGCTGGGGATCTGATAAATGTCGGGAGAAAGTGCTAACCCTTACCATTTTCCTTGCAACAGCATCACATCACAGTGGAGACCCATACATTTGGACCAtatgcaaattatatatatatatatatatatatgaatttaaACAGATTGCCTTCCTGTTTTCACAATGTGGACTTTCTTATGAAATAATGATAGGCTTTAACCTCTGGCCCGTGTATGTGGGCCAGTGGCCATTCATTCTCAGTACTCATTCTCAGTAAGTGCTAATTTCGAAATAACAGTGCATTAGCCTCTACCTGAATTCCATGGAGGggctcctgctgctcagagcacAGTGCGGCAGCGGGCTCGGGCTGTTGAAATTCAATATTGCAAGCTGCCATGctaattttgaaatgtgtgtgtggcaaaGGCTGATAACGTCATGCGTCACTAATGTGGCAATTAAGCACAGGCCGGGCGGGCGCAGTGTGCCGGGGAcacaggtgcagtgtgtggagCGAAAGGAGACGACACCCTTCCCGTCTGCCTGGCTCATAGTTTCCACCCCTATCTCTGCTCGCAGGAACGGGGTTTGGAAATTGATAACCTAACGGGGGGCCCTGCCGTGAATTATGGTCTGACAGGGAAAGACGGGGGGTTCAGGGGGGAAGGACGGGGGGTTCAGGGGGGAAGGACGGGGGGCTCGCTCGCGTTACACGGCTGCTGAAACGGCAAGCGCGAAATTATATAGATAATagtgtattacattacagtgcattcatttagcaggcCCCCTAATCCAGAGTGGCTCTCAGTGTATGACTGACAGTGCAGTCACCTGATTAGCTGCATTCCCGGACCAGCTAGTGGTGGTGCGACATTACTGCAGCTGTAGTGCAAGTAATGCTAACAAGAACCAATGTACCAAATCCATAGCAAGCCTTTGGAAGGACTACATCCATAATAATCTGTTAGCAGAGACACATAAAACCATAAAGATGTAACCTAAAACTATATAATGGTATAACCTAAATGTATACAGAAGGAGATATGTATGGGGTCGTAATGGGCGGGGAACCAAGATGTGTCTGAAATGGTGGGTCTACAGTCTGCGCTGGAAGAtaattctgctgtcctgacttcAGGAAGTTTGTTCTCCTACTGTAGGGCCAGTGCAAACCGGTGTCTTAACTGTGGAGAAGTGACCAGGCAGGCAGGGGAGAGCTAGTCACCTCCAGGTTGCAGAATGGAGAGATCTGGCTAGGGACAGATTTTTAAGATTTAATGTAGCATGGTGGAGTTGTTCCCTTCACTGCCCTAAAGGTTAGCACCAAGGTTTTAAACTTGGTGTGAGCTGTAACAAGGCATCGGTGAAGTGAAATGAGGAGGGGTGGGACATGAGCTTGCTTGGAGACAAGTTCAGCATTCTAAATTAGCTGCAGGCGTTTAGTGGTGCAAACAGGGAGACCGGTAAGAAGAGAATTGCAATAGCCCGGGCAAGAGAGTACCAGGGCCTGGAGTAGGAGGTGAAAAAGGGGCATATTCATTGGATACTGTATAGAAAAATCTGTTTGCTTGACTCACTGCAGCCAtatggagagagaaggaaagctGGTCATCTACGGCTGTGTAAAATGCATGGGATTCAGAAAGACATCCTATTACTGTAACTGCTGCTATATATCATTAgcaaataatgataatgatatatttctttaattatttacaactaataataatggAACTTGTCTTTTTCTAAGGACACAGCTGAAGCTGGAAAGTCTGGAGGATTGTCACGTGCTGGAGGGGGACAGCGACTCCATGTCGGATAAGCACGGTTGCCCTGCCTACGTCAGCCCCGAGATCCTCAACAGCTCCGGCTCCTACTCCGGGAAGCAGGCGGACGTGTGGAGCCTGGGGGTCATGCTCTACACCCTGCTGGTGGGCCGCTACCCTTTCCACGACTCGGACCCCAGCGCGCTCTTCTCCAAGAT
This window of the Anguilla anguilla isolate fAngAng1 chromosome 1, fAngAng1.pri, whole genome shotgun sequence genome carries:
- the LOC118222814 gene encoding tribbles homolog 1-like gives rise to the protein MNVQWTSPVTFVRNGRNKRIDSDEPVSKCPRLSESSSDAGYLSSSPGSPVWAAPLSGTPTHQGPSRIGQFLLIPIADRDGVHSALNVHTGEESVCKVFDMVHYQEKIRAHSILPAHRNISHIKDIVLGDRKAYVFLEKDYGDMHMFMKSCKKLDEELASRLFYQVASAVAHCHQMDIVLGDLKLRKFVFSDEKRTQLKLESLEDCHVLEGDSDSMSDKHGCPAYVSPEILNSSGSYSGKQADVWSLGVMLYTLLVGRYPFHDSDPSALFSKIRRGQFCLPDALSPKARCLIRSLLRKEPWERLTAAEILIHPWFHHAQERGSGEQEAGATDQTVPTFCLENNESLFC